CAGGGCGGATGACTATTAAATGGGAGCGCATCCACTCTCCACGGTATGAAAGCAGAGGAGAGAGCCTGGAAACGCCTGTGTGCGAAGACAGGGTAAGAATGGAGGATTTCTTATGACAGAAACACCACCCCGTTGATGACTAATTAGACCGAGCGGGCTCCAGATGGCCAGCTTCTTTAATAAAGCCAATTAGGGATCCAAATATTTGTGTGCGATGCCCTTTTTCCTAGAAAGACTGAGCAGCAATGGAGGCCTCACATTTTTGCTTCAGACTCAGGTCAGCCTTGTGATCCCTGGAACCCTGAGTGTGTAACTGCAGATGTGAAGGAGGAAAATGGGAGGGATTCAGCAGGGATTGAGATATTTGAATCCCTCTTCTGACTCCAAGCTTTATCCCAAGCCAAATTATTTTTCAAGAGCTGAAAAACTCTGGGTTCATCAgactcccacccccatcacttttttattttttatttttgcagcagCCTTCGTTCTCCCAGGTTTGGGCCATGAGCAGAAACAGAAGAACTGTAATACTGTGAGAAAGAATGCCCTACTCCTAACTTGAGCAGAAGTAGTGAGTACTGGGTAGCTCAGAAGGTTTCCATCCTCATTTTGCAGACCCAAGAGTTTACCTTCGGGTATGTGAGCAACTGATTTTAATCTTCTGAGGTTCTCCAATCCCAAAAGCTGCTCATTCGCATAGCTACCATTAccacagcatctgagcacctcacaaatcTACAATTATATTGCTCTTCCCCTAACCCCTGTGaagtgttatctccattttacagctagcaaacagaggctaactgaattgtctaaggtcacacaggcagtgtATAgaagaacagggaattgaacccaggtttcctcaGCCCCGGGCTAGCACACTAACTGCTAGGCCAGCCTTTCTCTTGCTCTCTCATGTAATATACTTCAGGACCAATGGGCAGGGACACTTAACTCCACTCCTGTCATGGGCCAAATTTTACAGCCCTTCCGCACATTGAGAAACACTTACTCATGAAAAGCAACCATACTCATTTGTCTTTAATGGGACTGCTTGTATCCGTAGTTACCAGAGCTGGCTAGAAAACAACAATTCTGTTTCACGACAACTTTTAaggtttcaaaatatatttttgaacaaaaataaaatcttcGGATGgtttttgcaaaatggaattgtgTCAAAACATCTGTTGTCAGATCCAAAAGATCAGGTTTTTGatttctgtctctccctccctcatccATTCTGGACTCGAGAAACTGTCCCTTCAAAACTTTAATACAAATTGACACATTTTCCCACACCATTCTGGTTTTGATGAAACaacattttttagaaaaaaaaatttagaGACGTTTACCCCCGGTCCAAATTTGGCCTGTTGTATGTGTTAGATTCAAAGAATCACGATGGAGAACCCTCTTCTCATGAAGATGGCAGGGGAGGAATGCTGGTGGGTTCCAGAATGTCCATTTCCAAATAGCCTTAGACATGTCTGAGTGCATTGGACTGAAATAACCACAGACATTATGAGGTTTGTGGTGTGTCTGAGTGTAACAATAGCAAAAGAATCCTATATGAGAATTCCCGGACACATAAGACTAATATAGCCCATATATGTTTCATGAAATGCACTGTGCACAGTCACCCAGCTCTTATTAAAAATGTCTGGCATGGGAGAATGCATCTGAAATGTAGCATCAAACGCAGAGGCAATGTCACAAAAACTAGCTGAACTAACGCTTTATTTTGTGTACATTATGTATATTTTGTTAAAAGGATCATAAACACAGTATGTAGAAGACAGTTTTTCTCCCCCTGTTGACCAACACActcacccaccccctccctaatCAGGAAGAGCCGCACACAATGCAACACAGCCCTGGCAGACAACATAGTGTGATCACAGCTATCTCGCTATGATAATCAGGGAACGCAGGATTTGTTGGGGTAAACCATCTGGGTTATTTTCCTTCATGAGGGGCAGTGACAGGCCACAGAGAACTCAACCCACCAAGCAAGCAAATACAGAATACTTTGTGCTTTGTGAGCCATTGACAACTGAAAATGCCCATTTGTTTGAAAAATGCATGCCTGTGAGACTATAAGAGGCATATATTGCAGTTTTCAAGATGTTACCGGCAAAGCAGCAGGAAATAGCTGTGGCAATGTCCTTATTTCCCAAGTTCCTtcaacaacaaaatgaaaagaactagagagagagagaaagtttggGAGTTAGGCAAGGAAGGGGAGACATATGCCCAGTCTGATCTGAATGCAGGAGCATTTGCTTGCATTGAGGTTCAAGAAAATAATAATAGCGATCAGCATTTCTCTGCTGGGTTTTGGTGAGTTTGTGCCAAGCCGGCGTCTAGCAAGCGGGCATCCTGAAACTCCAAAAGGAAATGTCTGAATAGTTTGGATTTCTGGCAGGACAGAGTCTGGTGGATATTTACAGAGAGCGGCTCACTGCCGAGAGAGCAAAGAAACCTGCAGTACGCTGCCCCAGTGAGGTGTGTGATGAGCTGAGGGATGGTGAGAGGACGTTTAAGGGCAAGATAAGTCTCTTGGGCTCTCTGATGTATTTTGGGAGTGAGCAGTGGCAAATGAGAACAACATTTAAAACAACAGTATGGGGTACAGGAGCGAGAGTCTAAAAACCCAGAGATTGAGCTCCCTTTGTAGTTATTTGTGGAGCTCTAGCAGGCTGGATAGGATTTCACTTGTGGTTTCTATTTTCTCCATCATCCCTCAAAAATGTGACAAATTCAATGAGCTTTTCAACCACCGGCCAGGTCCAGCATTTGCAAAAccatcccaccctcccccagtcACACAGTCCTTTCTCCAGAGAGGCCCATTTTAATGACAGGCCTCCTGGTCTAAAGTGTTATGGAATTATTCTGACCTTCCTTTCCCCTCAGGCTCAGCTGAGTGTGCGTGAGGCACTGCAGCTGTGATCCAGTTGGACTTCAAAGGCTAGCATCCCTGCGAACGGTTCAGCCAAGATCCCATTACTCTCATGACAAGCACCCGATATTTGCAGGTTGTCCTATTTCCATTGTTTGAGTTCATGTAGTGCTCTTGTAGAAGTGATGGAATAGTGCTGTCAATAATCCACTGTAGTGCTAATCGATTCAGTCTGGCAATGCCCCTCACACCTGACCTTCAGCATACCAATCCATGCTGTCCCAGTCCTACTCCCCCATCACCGTTTTCCTGATGCTCTTCAATCCCCACACATCTATGTCAATACACCTCACACCTAAAGAGAAGCACTCCTGAAATCCTAGTCTTGCCAACCTTTCCAATGCAGTTTAATCCACATCTGTAACAACTCCTGTTATCCCAGTCCTGGGGCCCTGTACTGCTATGCTGATGCATCTTAATACCAACTTGCAACACACCCGTGCTATTTTAGTAACGTGTTGCCTGCCTCAAGGTTCTGTCTCAATGAAAGTGGGAAGCACGCGCACCTTTGGGACTTTCAAGAGATGAGTGAGGAGGAAAAGCAGGCACTTGTACCACAGGAGATACGTGCCTTTAAGTTCAGATGATTATCTGTAGCAATAATAAGCAATGTAGAGTATATCTCTATACCTTCAATGGACACTTCCCGCCCTTAATCTGGACACCTggttttagcacactagctgtGTTTAAGATTTGAGAGGCAGCCTAGTTTGACCTAGAAAATAAGGGTGGGGATTCTACTGAATTCCAATACAAACTGTGACAGACAGGTTGTCTTCGACAAGTCACATACACTCTCTGGCCTAGTTCTGGTTGCTTTGCATTGCTCTGGTGCGGCAACGCAGCTGGAAAGCTGACTTAACCTGCTACTCAGGAATTCACCTTGCACAAAGTGGAATCTATGGGTGGCCTGCAGCCAGAAAGACAGAGTAGGAGTGGAAATCCTGCATTAGACCTCAAGTGTTGACATTGCTATACTAAAGGGAGGAGGTACCTTCTGTCCATCGGTGATTTTCCAGATGGAAGTCAAAGGCCCTCTGGGGACAAATGCTTGTGCCCTGGCTAAGGTTCCTTGAGCGAACAGAACAAACTTAATACCCAGGGCTACCCATAAGCTATTTGCTGAGTGCATATTTGTTGTCCACATGATGACTGCACTACCAGGGTGGGCTCTAATTCATCATTATGTACACAATCCTTAGGTAATAAATGCAGGGCATAAACTCCAATTCTATCCCTATTTCTGGAGCCCCTTTATAGGGTCAGGCCAGCTAACCGGGCCATTTCCTTCAGCACCCTGCTGGCATCTTCTCCATACTGCTTTGAGAGGTCTTTGGCCAGGCTTACTTTCTGGAAGTTCTCTCTCAGATTAACTTCTAGCCGTACTTGGTCCAGGTACTCTGGGTTTGCAGCTTTCACTGTCTCCTCCAGCTGACTCTGACGCTGAAGCACAGAGTGGACCATTTCCTGGAGCTTCATTTCCGTAGCAAGGACACACTTTGTGGCATGATTCAGCTCCCCTACCTGCCGTTGGGCCTGCTCCAATTTTTCAGGCACTTCTTTTTCCTCTGCAACGAGGGAAAACCTATAGCCCTCCATGTGCACCTGTACATTGCAGGCACCTAAAAGACAAAACAATGTATATCTTGGGATTTAGCTGGTTCTTGTTTTGATCCAAGAAAGATGTCTAAATACTTTTGTCACTAGAAACCTAAACTTGGCACCACTGAGCTATTCACAGTGACTGACTGGGAAAGGAATGCCATAAAATTAGGTTCTTTCCAACTTCCTTATCTGTggttgtgttttgtgtgtgtgtgttttgtacaACAGAACCATTTCCCAGTAGTAAGTCAAGTT
The window above is part of the Chrysemys picta bellii isolate R12L10 chromosome 12, ASM1138683v2, whole genome shotgun sequence genome. Proteins encoded here:
- the LOC101935766 gene encoding uncharacterized protein LOC101935766; protein product: MSFFCCCHCLSATPGEREALTAHYPKRPCQDIGSDVFSREGTLTMKLVNVLQIDTLFSDIAETFNKQHGDHWAMKEAIQRLKEVSGCAPTNSLAACIENIKQEHGACNVQVHMEGYRFSLVAEEKEVPEKLEQAQRQVGELNHATKCVLATEMKLQEMVHSVLQRQSQLEETVKAANPEYLDQVRLEVNLRENFQKVSLAKDLSKQYGEDASRVLKEMARLAGLTL